The segment CTCCTGGTCAAGAAGCAGGAGATCCTCGCGATGTACCAGAAGGATCTGAAGAGCGGGCAGGAGTCCAACGACAGCCCGACCGAGGACCTGGTCGATCGCGCCAACAACGCCTACACGCGCGAGTTGGCCTTCTCGATCTCGGACAGCGAGCGCGAGCTCATGCACCAGATCGATCTGGCGATCGAGCGTTTGAACAGCGGCGCCTACGGATTCTGCCTGCACACCGGCCAGCAGATCGGACAGGCACGCCTCGAGGCGATTCCATGGGCCAAGTACAGCGTCGAGGCCCAGGAGCTGCTCGAGAAAGGCCTGCTTTCGGAGGCTTGACCGGGGGCCCTCCCGGCCCACGGGCGGCCGTTGCCCCCCATGCGCGTCCGCTCCTTCATCGGGCTCCTGGCTGCGGTCGCGGTCGTCGTCTACGCGGTCGTACTGCATACCAACAACCGCGAGCTATTCCAGCAGCGCTTCCACCTCGGGCCGGAAACGTCGATCCCGCTCTGGGGAGCGCTGCTGGCGATCTTCCTTCTGGGCTTCCTGCCGACCGGGGTGACGCTCGTCATCGACACCCTGCGCCTCGATCTCAGCCAGCGGCGTGACCGCCGGCGCCAACGCGAAGACGACAGCCTCGAGGCCACCCTGCGCCGCGCCGTCGACTTCCAGGCCGACGGCCAGTGGGGGAAGGCCGCGGCAGAGCTCGAGACCTACCTCGCCGCGAAGCCCGACCACTTCGCCGGGCAGTTGCGCTACGGCGAAGTCCTGCGCCAGCTCGGGCGCTCCGCCGAGGCGATCGAGGTGCATCGCCGCGCCGCGGTGACCTACCCGCGCTCGGTCAGCCTCCTCTACTATCTCGCTGCCGACTATCGCGAGCGCGGCGACGTCGAGATCGCCCGCGAGACCGAGTCGCGGATCGTGCGCGACTTCCCAGGCTTCGGCCTCGAGGTGCTGCGCGACCGGCGTGCGACGGCCCTCACGGCCCGCGAGTTCGGCACCGCCCGGGAGTTGCACGAGCGCATCACCGAGCTCCTGAACGAGAGCGGCGATTCGGCGGCGCTGGCGCGAGAGTCGAGCCTCGCCCAGGGTCTCACCTACCAGCAGGGCGTGCGCATGCTGGAGGAGGACAGGGCGACCGAAGCGGCGACCCTCTTCCGTGGACTCCTGGCGCACGAGCCGAGGTTCATCCCGGCGCGCATCATGCTCGGCGAAGCGGAGCTCCTCGAGGACCGCGAGGCGGAGGCGATCGCAGCCTGGCGGGCCGGCTACCAGGAGACCGGCAGCCCGGTCTTCCTGCAGCGGATCGAGGACTATTTCATCGAGCAGGAAGAGCCGATGCGCGCCATCGAGACCCTGCGCGCGCTCATCGCGACGGCCGGCAACGATCTGCTGCCGCGCTTCTACCTCGGCCGTCTCTACTTTCGGCTCGAAATGCTCGAAGAGGCGACGAAGCAGCTCGGAGCGATCGAGGAGCGCATCAAGTCGTCTCCCACCTACCACTTCCTGCTCGGCCGGATTCACCATCGCCGCGGCGATCTGCAGAAGGCCGTCGAGTCGTTCGGCGCCTGCCTGCGGCAGCTCGACGTCGGCAGCGCCGAGT is part of the Thermoanaerobaculia bacterium genome and harbors:
- a CDS encoding tetratricopeptide repeat protein, with product MRVRSFIGLLAAVAVVVYAVVLHTNNRELFQQRFHLGPETSIPLWGALLAIFLLGFLPTGVTLVIDTLRLDLSQRRDRRRQREDDSLEATLRRAVDFQADGQWGKAAAELETYLAAKPDHFAGQLRYGEVLRQLGRSAEAIEVHRRAAVTYPRSVSLLYYLAADYRERGDVEIARETESRIVRDFPGFGLEVLRDRRATALTAREFGTARELHERITELLNESGDSAALARESSLAQGLTYQQGVRMLEEDRATEAATLFRGLLAHEPRFIPARIMLGEAELLEDREAEAIAAWRAGYQETGSPVFLQRIEDYFIEQEEPMRAIETLRALIATAGNDLLPRFYLGRLYFRLEMLEEATKQLGAIEERIKSSPTYHFLLGRIHHRRGDLQKAVESFGACLRQLDVGSAEYLCRVCHQRYADWRDSCSRCGSWNSVDLNFEEERLSAEELGVLAVPVWGPAEDSGEYSLAAISVPADLEPEK